Proteins encoded in a region of the Sulfurimonas marina genome:
- a CDS encoding copper resistance protein B has protein sequence MNKVLLSTILTLGLATSSIASMDDDPLRATVMVDNLEYQTNDEKSLMWDSYAYVGYDIHKLYLYSEGEKGKDQSSADSENQLVYSRAISPFWDLQFGVDYDKSGGADQTWGVIGVQGLAPYFFETRAVILLGKRGSMGVRADLEYEALITQKLILTPSIAFSAYSKDNEEMEIGSGFSNIQAGMRLRYEIRREFAPYIGVEWNKNLGKTDDISPLNETYATFGLRVWF, from the coding sequence ATGAATAAAGTATTATTATCAACAATCTTAACATTGGGTTTAGCAACATCTTCTATTGCAAGTATGGATGATGATCCTTTACGTGCTACGGTAATGGTAGATAATCTTGAATACCAAACCAATGATGAAAAAAGTTTGATGTGGGATAGTTATGCATATGTTGGTTATGACATACATAAACTATATCTCTATTCAGAAGGTGAAAAGGGTAAGGATCAATCTTCTGCCGATAGTGAAAACCAATTGGTCTACTCCCGTGCGATCTCTCCGTTTTGGGATCTGCAGTTTGGTGTCGATTACGATAAATCTGGCGGGGCTGATCAAACATGGGGAGTTATAGGGGTTCAAGGTTTGGCACCATACTTTTTTGAAACACGTGCAGTTATTCTTTTAGGTAAAAGAGGAAGTATGGGTGTAAGAGCTGATCTAGAGTATGAAGCGCTTATAACGCAGAAACTTATCTTGACACCAAGTATCGCATTTTCTGCATACTCTAAAGATAATGAAGAGATGGAGATCGGAAGCGGATTTTCAAATATACAAGCAGGGATGAGATTACGTTATGAGATAAGAAGAGAGTTTGCTCCATATATAGGAGTAGAATGGAATAAGAATCTTGGAAAAACTGATGATATCTCACCCCTAAATGAAACATATGCAACATTTGGTTTAAGGGTATGGTTTTAA
- a CDS encoding 2-oxoacid:acceptor oxidoreductase family protein translates to MARQIMRFTGVGGQGVLLAGEIFAAAKIKAGGHGLKTATYTSQVRGGPTVVDITLDDDEIFYPYANDGEIDFMLSVAQASYNLFKDGVTPGGTIVIDPNLVHPTDEDRKTWNIIEIPIITIAKEEVGNVITQSVVALAIANTIIKPLERDHLIEVMLSKVPAKVHEANKKAYDLGEKYAQEALAAK, encoded by the coding sequence ATGGCTAGACAAATAATGAGATTTACAGGTGTTGGTGGACAGGGTGTTCTTCTTGCTGGAGAGATTTTTGCTGCTGCGAAAATTAAAGCTGGTGGACACGGACTAAAAACTGCTACGTATACTTCACAGGTACGTGGTGGTCCAACAGTTGTTGATATTACTTTAGATGATGATGAAATTTTCTACCCATATGCAAATGATGGTGAGATTGATTTTATGCTTTCTGTTGCACAAGCAAGTTACAACCTATTTAAAGATGGTGTAACTCCAGGTGGAACAATTGTTATCGATCCAAATCTTGTTCATCCAACAGATGAAGATAGAAAAACTTGGAATATCATTGAGATTCCTATTATTACTATTGCAAAAGAAGAGGTTGGTAACGTTATTACTCAATCTGTTGTTGCTCTTGCAATTGCTAATACTATCATCAAACCTTTAGAAAGAGATCACTTAATTGAAGTTATGCTTTCTAAAGTACCAGCTAAAGTACATGAAGCGAATAAAAAAGCTTATGACTTAGGTGAAAAATACGCTCAAGAAGCATTAGCAGCTAAATAA
- a CDS encoding TetR/AcrR family transcriptional regulator, whose amino-acid sequence MPENRDLKKRTGTKDKILKVANTLFCNHGYKATSVRKIASEVGIRESALYNHFKNKEAIFLEVAKSIFNSPFSFKEDEIKELASRGKPFLQKFAMQYKMLTFDKKSESMFKLLIIELMQNEQLREQFMVQFHHNNIKTLSEAFFIMMQNNLIKSNDPMMVSYEFLSTLFYIRFQITLLRFDSKSADSLSTQFERHVDFFWESIKSS is encoded by the coding sequence ATGCCTGAAAATAGGGATTTAAAAAAAAGAACCGGAACAAAAGACAAGATACTAAAAGTGGCAAATACCCTCTTCTGTAACCATGGTTATAAGGCTACAAGCGTAAGAAAAATTGCTTCAGAAGTAGGTATTAGAGAGAGTGCTTTATATAATCATTTTAAAAACAAAGAAGCTATCTTTTTAGAGGTTGCAAAGAGTATATTTAACTCCCCTTTTTCATTTAAAGAGGATGAGATTAAAGAGCTTGCAAGTAGAGGAAAACCTTTTTTACAAAAGTTTGCAATGCAATATAAGATGCTTACGTTTGATAAAAAGAGCGAAAGTATGTTTAAACTACTCATTATAGAGCTTATGCAAAATGAGCAGCTTAGAGAGCAGTTTATGGTTCAATTCCACCATAACAATATAAAAACGCTCTCAGAGGCATTTTTTATCATGATGCAAAACAATTTAATCAAGTCAAACGATCCAATGATGGTATCTTATGAGTTTTTATCTACCCTATTCTATATAAGGTTCCAGATCACCCTGCTTCGATTTGATTCTAAATCTGCTGATTCTTTATCTACTCAGTTTGAAAGACATGTAGACTTTTTCTGGGAAAGTATTAAAAGTAGTTAA
- a CDS encoding SHOCT domain-containing protein, translated as MHGFDMNGWGFMMGFGWIILILVAVVLFYFVNNMQNKNQEPSARDILDKRYANGEIDDEEYQRMKENLKH; from the coding sequence ATGCATGGGTTTGATATGAATGGATGGGGGTTTATGATGGGATTTGGATGGATCATACTAATACTTGTAGCGGTTGTATTGTTTTATTTTGTAAATAATATGCAAAATAAGAATCAAGAACCTTCAGCAAGAGATATCTTAGATAAACGATATGCTAACGGCGAAATAGATGATGAAGAGTATCAACGAATGAAAGAGAATCTAAAACACTGA
- a CDS encoding 4Fe-4S dicluster domain-containing protein: MASGMTENVNNDPVWVNTANCKACDICVSVCPSGVLGMRYDSTSTLGAMISIDHPEACIGCNECELTCPDFAIYVASKKDYKFAKLTDEAKERQAKIIANNYMSLDQQGVK; the protein is encoded by the coding sequence ATGGCAAGTGGAATGACTGAAAATGTTAACAATGATCCAGTATGGGTAAATACTGCGAATTGTAAAGCATGTGATATTTGTGTATCGGTATGTCCATCAGGTGTACTAGGTATGAGATATGATTCAACATCAACTTTAGGAGCAATGATCTCAATCGATCATCCTGAGGCTTGTATTGGATGTAATGAGTGTGAACTTACATGTCCAGATTTTGCTATCTATGTAGCAAGTAAAAAAGATTATAAATTTGCAAAATTAACTGATGAGGCTAAAGAGCGTCAAGCAAAAATTATTGCAAACAACTATATGTCTCTAGATCAACAAGGAGTTAAGTAA
- a CDS encoding copper resistance system multicopper oxidase, with protein sequence MSLNSSKISRRQFVKGIAVSSLVAANFIDLSAKETDLNFEQNSVLSGDEFSLHIASTPVNITGTPAMATTVNGLIPGPILKLKEGQNVTIHVTNHLNVDTSIHWHGIILPTNMDGVPGISFNGIKPGETFTYKFKIQQSGTFWYHSHSGFQEQTGVYGAIVIDPIEKDPYQYDKDYVITLSDWSDEKPSSVYRKLKISSDYYNFKQRTVGDFFEEVKEKGFFTAFNERKMWNNMTMTDRDLSDVTGYTYTYLMNGKLPAEKLKIVFKNGEKIRLRFINSAAMTFFDLRIPGLKMKVIASDGNNVQPVEVDEFRIGVAETYDVIVEPEPNTAYAVFAQSLDRSGYALGALTYDPNVTAQTPKMDPLPILTHVDMGMGMGNMEHAHEKSSTTMKCGAGMKMPAKKPIKKSDIPVTPLEEARGIQTTMRAMNPQYRLDDPGVGLRDNGRKVLTYADLKSLRSTMHDRYPDREIILHLTGNMERYMWSINGIAYKDAKDLEFKYGERLRITYINDTMMNHPMHLHGMWSDLETGDENHLVRKHTIIVQPGSKISFRVNVDAKGSWAYHCHLLYHMSGMFRKVVVL encoded by the coding sequence ATGAGTTTGAACAGTTCTAAAATTTCAAGACGACAATTTGTGAAGGGGATCGCAGTATCTTCCCTTGTTGCTGCGAACTTTATAGACCTATCTGCCAAAGAAACTGATCTTAATTTTGAACAAAATTCCGTGTTAAGCGGAGATGAGTTTTCTTTGCATATTGCTTCTACACCTGTAAATATCACCGGAACTCCGGCAATGGCAACAACTGTCAATGGGCTTATCCCGGGACCAATACTCAAACTTAAAGAGGGGCAGAATGTAACAATACACGTCACAAACCATCTCAATGTAGATACCTCAATCCATTGGCACGGTATTATTTTACCTACCAATATGGATGGCGTTCCAGGAATAAGCTTTAATGGTATTAAGCCGGGTGAAACATTTACCTATAAGTTTAAAATACAACAAAGCGGTACATTTTGGTACCACAGCCATTCCGGATTTCAAGAACAAACAGGTGTTTATGGAGCTATTGTGATAGACCCTATAGAAAAAGATCCCTATCAATATGATAAAGATTATGTGATAACTCTATCTGACTGGTCAGATGAAAAGCCAAGCTCTGTATATAGAAAACTCAAAATATCATCTGACTATTACAATTTTAAACAACGTACTGTCGGTGACTTTTTTGAAGAAGTGAAAGAGAAGGGTTTCTTTACAGCATTTAATGAAAGAAAGATGTGGAACAATATGACCATGACAGACAGAGATCTCTCAGATGTCACCGGATATACCTATACATATCTTATGAATGGAAAGCTTCCTGCTGAAAAACTAAAAATCGTTTTTAAAAACGGAGAAAAGATCAGACTCCGCTTTATAAACAGTGCAGCTATGACATTCTTTGATCTGCGAATACCCGGACTTAAAATGAAAGTGATTGCATCTGATGGGAATAATGTCCAGCCTGTAGAAGTTGATGAGTTTAGAATAGGGGTGGCAGAAACATACGATGTGATTGTCGAACCAGAACCAAATACCGCCTACGCTGTTTTTGCACAAAGCCTTGACAGGAGTGGTTATGCCCTTGGAGCTTTGACTTACGATCCTAATGTTACGGCACAAACGCCAAAAATGGATCCTCTCCCTATACTTACCCATGTAGATATGGGAATGGGGATGGGTAATATGGAACATGCTCACGAAAAATCTTCAACAACAATGAAATGTGGAGCGGGAATGAAAATGCCTGCTAAAAAACCTATAAAGAAATCAGATATTCCCGTTACTCCATTAGAAGAAGCCAGAGGTATACAGACAACAATGAGAGCTATGAATCCTCAATATAGACTGGATGATCCAGGTGTCGGATTGAGAGACAACGGCAGAAAAGTACTTACATATGCCGATCTAAAATCGCTCCGTTCAACTATGCATGACAGATATCCCGATCGCGAGATCATTTTACATCTAACCGGCAATATGGAAAGGTATATGTGGTCTATTAACGGGATTGCTTATAAGGATGCTAAAGATCTAGAGTTTAAATATGGTGAGAGACTGAGAATTACTTACATTAATGACACGATGATGAATCATCCTATGCACCTTCACGGTATGTGGAGTGACTTAGAAACCGGAGATGAGAATCATCTGGTAAGAAAACACACCATTATAGTACAGCCGGGTTCTAAGATTAGTTTTCGTGTTAATGTAGATGCAAAAGGTTCTTGGGCTTATCATTGTCATCTGCTGTATCATATGTCCGGCATGTTTAGAAAAGTCGTAGTACTGTGA
- a CDS encoding 2-oxoglutarate synthase subunit alpha, giving the protein MALREVISTGNDLAAIAAVDAGCRFFGGYPITPSSEVMHTISDLLPAVGGTAIQMEDEIAGVAAAAGAGMAGVRTMTATSGPGISLKAENLGLAQMAEVPLVVVNVMRGGPSTGLPTRVSQGDVRQAKNPSHGDYRSITLCAGNLAECYTETVRAFNLADRFMQPVFVLLDETIGHMHGKAMLPTAEDVKAGIVPRKTFDGAPEDYRPYECEADQPAVLNPMFQGYRYHFTGLHHDAMGFPTEEIETCRKLIQRLEDKVMMHTDEIESNEEFMLDDLTGEEGEVLIIAYGSVSLAAKEAIRHLRAEGIKAGLFRPITLWPSPADTMKKYTDKIKNVLCVELNIRQYTEEVERVSGRLDIEGLYKVNGRAISPYEIVNKVKEVF; this is encoded by the coding sequence ATGGCATTAAGAGAAGTAATTTCAACTGGTAATGACCTGGCTGCAATCGCGGCGGTTGATGCTGGATGTAGATTTTTCGGAGGATATCCAATTACTCCTTCATCAGAAGTAATGCACACAATTTCTGATTTATTACCGGCTGTTGGCGGTACTGCAATTCAGATGGAAGATGAGATCGCTGGTGTTGCTGCGGCTGCTGGTGCTGGTATGGCTGGTGTTCGTACTATGACAGCTACTTCAGGTCCTGGTATTTCACTAAAAGCTGAAAACCTTGGTCTTGCTCAAATGGCTGAAGTTCCTTTAGTTGTTGTAAACGTTATGCGTGGTGGTCCATCAACTGGTCTTCCAACTCGTGTATCTCAAGGTGACGTTCGTCAGGCGAAAAACCCGTCTCATGGTGACTACCGTTCAATCACTTTATGTGCTGGTAACTTAGCTGAATGTTATACTGAAACTGTTCGTGCATTCAACTTAGCTGACAGATTCATGCAACCGGTATTCGTATTATTAGATGAAACAATTGGTCACATGCATGGTAAAGCTATGCTTCCAACTGCTGAAGATGTAAAAGCTGGAATCGTTCCAAGAAAAACATTTGACGGTGCTCCGGAAGATTATAGACCTTATGAGTGTGAAGCTGATCAACCGGCAGTTCTTAACCCAATGTTCCAAGGTTACAGATATCACTTTACAGGTCTTCACCATGATGCTATGGGATTCCCAACTGAAGAGATTGAAACTTGTCGTAAACTAATTCAAAGACTTGAAGATAAAGTTATGATGCATACAGATGAGATTGAGTCTAACGAAGAGTTTATGTTAGATGACTTAACTGGTGAAGAGGGTGAAGTACTTATCATCGCTTACGGTTCTGTTTCTCTTGCAGCTAAAGAGGCTATTCGTCACTTAAGAGCTGAAGGTATCAAAGCTGGTTTATTTAGACCAATTACTTTATGGCCAAGTCCGGCTGATACTATGAAAAAGTATACAGACAAAATCAAAAATGTTCTTTGTGTTGAGTTAAATATCAGACAATATACTGAAGAAGTAGAGCGTGTATCTGGTAGACTTGACATTGAAGGTCTATACAAAGTTAATGGTAGAGCTATCTCTCCATATGAAATTGTAAACAAAGTAAAAGAGGTATTCTAA
- a CDS encoding 2-oxoglutarate ferredoxin oxidoreductase subunit beta gives MAFNYDKYLRLEKMPTLWCWGCGDGVILKAFIRAVDKLGISQDDICVVSGIGCSGRFSSYVDFNTVHTTHGRTVAFATGIKLVHPDKYVVCVAGDGDALAIGGNHTIHGARRNIDITLIIINNFIYGLTNSQTSPTTPQGMWTVSQKAGNIDPTFNACDLGIASGASFVARETMLDPKKLEKIFVKALEHRGFSFLDIMSNCHINLGRKNKMQSAMENLEWIDSITMPKKKYDALPEEEKLNVFPTGILKEDKEVREYCDMYADIIAVHQGKRKVITQDDFAKKI, from the coding sequence ATGGCATTTAATTATGATAAATATTTAAGACTTGAAAAAATGCCAACACTATGGTGTTGGGGTTGTGGTGACGGTGTTATCTTAAAGGCTTTTATCCGTGCAGTAGATAAGCTTGGAATTAGTCAAGATGACATTTGTGTAGTTTCTGGTATTGGTTGTTCTGGACGTTTCTCGTCTTATGTAGACTTCAACACTGTACATACAACTCACGGTAGAACTGTTGCATTTGCTACAGGTATCAAACTTGTTCACCCAGACAAATATGTTGTTTGTGTTGCTGGTGACGGTGATGCACTTGCTATCGGTGGTAACCACACTATTCACGGTGCTAGAAGAAATATTGATATTACTTTAATTATCATCAATAACTTCATCTATGGTTTAACAAACTCACAAACATCTCCAACTACTCCTCAGGGTATGTGGACTGTTTCTCAAAAAGCTGGTAACATCGATCCAACTTTCAACGCTTGTGATCTTGGTATCGCTTCTGGTGCTTCTTTTGTTGCACGTGAGACAATGTTAGATCCTAAGAAACTTGAGAAAATTTTCGTAAAAGCTTTAGAGCATAGAGGTTTCTCTTTCTTAGATATTATGTCTAACTGTCATATTAACCTTGGACGTAAAAATAAAATGCAATCTGCTATGGAAAACCTAGAGTGGATCGACAGCATTACTATGCCTAAGAAAAAATATGATGCATTACCGGAAGAAGAAAAACTTAACGTTTTCCCAACTGGTATCTTAAAAGAAGACAAAGAAGTTAGAGAGTACTGTGATATGTATGCAGATATTATCGCTGTACATCAAGGTAAACGTAAAGTAATCACTCAAGACGACTTTGCTAAGAAAATATAA
- a CDS encoding copper-transporting P-type ATPase, whose amino-acid sequence MNEQRNLESNGYTCPMHPEIIQDHPGSCPKCGMALEPIIVEATDESNSELNYMEQRFWIGLLFTLPVFTVSMLNDLVPEYLPQNITMYQMQWFLFLLSTPVILWGGWPFLIRGYESIKTLNLNMFTLIAIGVITAYLYSIVALFSPELFPPLMQTKDGLVHVYFEAAAVITTLVLLGQVLELRARNKTNSAIKTLLNLAPKQAHRIIDGAGNEETINLDLIQVDDMLRIKPGEKIPVDGIVLEGKSNVDESMITGEPLLVAKSIDDPLIGATLNKNSTLVMRAERIGSDTMLAQIIHMVALAQRSRAPIQKLADTVSGYFVPTVVLVAILAFFGWWFFGPEPRLAYAIVSAVSVLIIACPCALGLATPISIMVGTGRAALSGILIKDAKNLETMEKINTLVVDKTGTLTEGKPKVTSFILANDLFNESELSKFAASIELLSEHPLAEAIVEYAKEKTINLSNVEKFQAVAGKGIQGIVENKMVVLGSEEFLNSLGIETTVLIEQADKLRKEGKGVMFLAIDFQFSAIIGIEDPIKETSIAAIKQLKEEGIKIVMLSGDNETTANTVAKKLNIDTVYAKIMPDGKAKVIQKLQEEGAVVAMAGDGINDAPALAQADIGIAMGTGTDVAIESAGVTLIKGDLLGIVKVLKLSRATMQNIKQNLFFAFIYNSIGVPIAAGVFYPFFGILLSPIIAATAMSFSSVSVIVNALRLKNIKI is encoded by the coding sequence ATGAATGAGCAAAGAAACTTAGAGAGCAACGGCTATACCTGTCCTATGCATCCTGAGATCATACAAGATCATCCAGGCAGTTGTCCCAAATGCGGAATGGCTTTAGAGCCTATTATAGTTGAAGCAACAGATGAGAGTAACAGCGAATTAAACTATATGGAACAACGCTTCTGGATCGGCTTACTTTTTACCTTACCAGTTTTTACCGTGTCTATGCTCAATGACTTAGTTCCTGAGTACTTACCGCAAAATATTACTATGTATCAAATGCAATGGTTTTTATTTCTTTTATCTACCCCTGTCATACTTTGGGGTGGATGGCCGTTTTTAATAAGAGGATATGAATCTATAAAAACACTAAATCTTAATATGTTTACCCTGATCGCAATCGGTGTCATTACTGCTTATCTTTATAGTATAGTAGCTTTGTTTTCTCCTGAACTCTTTCCACCTCTTATGCAAACAAAAGATGGGTTGGTACATGTCTATTTTGAAGCGGCAGCGGTTATTACAACCTTAGTACTTTTAGGACAAGTCTTAGAACTGCGAGCTAGAAATAAAACAAACTCTGCTATTAAAACCCTGTTAAACCTCGCACCAAAACAGGCTCATCGCATAATCGATGGAGCCGGTAATGAAGAGACCATAAATCTTGATCTTATTCAAGTAGATGATATGCTGAGAATTAAACCCGGGGAAAAGATCCCTGTAGACGGCATTGTGCTGGAGGGAAAAAGTAATGTTGATGAATCTATGATTACGGGAGAGCCTTTACTGGTTGCTAAAAGTATAGATGATCCTTTAATCGGTGCTACCCTTAACAAAAACAGCACATTAGTGATGAGAGCTGAACGCATAGGAAGTGATACTATGCTTGCACAGATCATACATATGGTTGCTCTTGCCCAACGTTCACGTGCACCTATTCAAAAATTAGCAGATACGGTATCTGGTTATTTTGTACCAACTGTTGTACTAGTCGCTATATTAGCTTTTTTTGGATGGTGGTTTTTCGGTCCTGAACCTCGTTTAGCTTATGCCATTGTATCGGCAGTCTCGGTTTTAATTATTGCCTGTCCATGTGCACTAGGTCTTGCAACCCCTATCTCCATTATGGTTGGAACAGGTAGGGCAGCCCTTTCTGGAATACTGATCAAAGATGCAAAAAACCTTGAAACAATGGAGAAAATCAATACATTAGTTGTAGATAAAACAGGAACTCTTACAGAAGGAAAACCTAAAGTTACCAGTTTTATTTTGGCTAATGATCTCTTTAATGAAAGCGAATTGTCTAAGTTTGCTGCCAGCATAGAGCTTTTGAGTGAGCATCCACTGGCAGAAGCGATAGTCGAATATGCTAAAGAGAAAACAATTAACCTCTCTAATGTAGAGAAGTTTCAAGCTGTTGCCGGTAAAGGTATTCAAGGGATAGTTGAGAATAAAATGGTTGTATTAGGGAGTGAAGAGTTCTTAAACTCTCTGGGTATTGAAACTACAGTGCTTATAGAACAAGCTGATAAATTGCGAAAAGAGGGCAAAGGTGTCATGTTTTTAGCTATAGATTTTCAATTTAGTGCCATTATAGGTATAGAAGATCCGATCAAAGAAACATCTATAGCAGCTATTAAACAGCTAAAAGAGGAGGGGATAAAGATTGTAATGCTCAGTGGAGACAATGAAACCACGGCCAATACAGTAGCAAAAAAACTAAACATCGATACAGTTTATGCGAAAATTATGCCTGATGGCAAAGCAAAAGTGATCCAAAAACTGCAAGAGGAGGGGGCGGTTGTCGCTATGGCGGGTGATGGGATAAACGATGCACCTGCTCTTGCTCAAGCAGATATAGGTATTGCTATGGGTACGGGAACAGATGTCGCTATTGAAAGTGCTGGAGTAACATTAATCAAAGGTGATCTGCTTGGTATTGTAAAGGTATTAAAACTCAGCCGTGCCACGATGCAAAACATTAAACAAAATCTCTTCTTTGCATTTATATACAATAGTATTGGTGTTCCTATTGCAGCAGGGGTGTTTTATCCGTTCTTTGGAATTTTACTTTCACCGATTATTGCGGCAACGGCAATGAGTTTTAGTTCGGTATCTGTTATTGTTAATGCTTTGCGTTTAAAAAACATAAAAATATAA